Proteins encoded within one genomic window of Amycolatopsis nigrescens CSC17Ta-90:
- the hemC gene encoding hydroxymethylbilane synthase produces the protein METVVVGTRRSHLAQAMVQEFLGRLSSCPVVNFQSRQVSSAGDQDRKSSLSEIGGSRGGAFSSQLEEELFAGRIDVAVHSLKDLPTAMPDALSLATTPPREDIHDALCGSTLAGLRKGAKVGTGAVRRIAQLKAVRPDLDIVPIRGNVPPRLAKLKNGFDAVVLSASGLRRLGLEDKITELLPLEQFPPSPGQGAMGIQVRRSDTELLAMLNEFGDPVADVTVRAERALLAELHGGCSVPIGAYALLGPDGSTLTLTGQVTSVDGSRQINGTVEGTNPEELGKTLAEILLQRGAESILQEIRTPV, from the coding sequence ATGGAGACTGTTGTTGTCGGCACTCGGAGAAGCCACCTCGCCCAGGCCATGGTGCAGGAGTTTCTGGGCAGGCTCAGCTCGTGCCCGGTGGTCAATTTCCAGAGCCGCCAGGTCAGCTCCGCCGGAGATCAGGACCGGAAAAGCTCGCTCAGCGAGATCGGCGGCAGCCGCGGCGGGGCATTCTCCAGTCAGCTCGAAGAGGAACTGTTCGCCGGGCGCATCGATGTCGCCGTGCATTCCTTGAAGGATCTCCCCACCGCGATGCCGGACGCGTTGAGCCTCGCCACGACGCCGCCTCGTGAAGACATCCACGACGCGCTGTGCGGTTCGACGCTCGCCGGGCTCCGCAAGGGGGCCAAGGTCGGTACCGGCGCCGTCCGCCGGATCGCCCAGCTCAAGGCCGTGCGGCCGGACCTGGACATCGTCCCGATCCGGGGAAATGTCCCCCCGCGGCTCGCGAAGCTCAAGAACGGCTTCGACGCGGTCGTGCTCTCGGCCTCGGGTCTGCGCCGGCTCGGTCTCGAAGACAAGATCACCGAACTTCTTCCGCTGGAGCAGTTTCCGCCGTCTCCCGGGCAGGGCGCGATGGGGATTCAGGTCCGGCGCAGCGACACCGAGCTGCTCGCCATGCTGAACGAGTTCGGGGACCCGGTGGCCGACGTCACCGTCCGGGCCGAGCGTGCCCTGCTGGCCGAGCTGCACGGTGGGTGCTCGGTCCCGATCGGCGCGTATGCCCTGCTGGGGCCGGACGGTTCGACCCTGACCCTGACCGGTCAGGTGACGTCGGTGGACGGCTCCCGGCAGATAAACGGCACGGTCGAGGGCACCAACCCCGAAGAACTCGGTAAGACGCTGGCCGAAATCCTGCTTCAGCGCGGGGCGGAATCGATTCTTCAGGAGATCCGGACTCCGGTCTAG
- a CDS encoding TetR family transcriptional regulator, translating into MARAGRRPGQTETREHILAAARKLFAQQGYGGATVRAIATEAGVNPAMLNHFYGTKQQLFVAAMELPFNPAELIPAILEGPREHAGERLVRAFLDLWREPAGRAPFLALLRSVTTNEEAAAMMRTFMDQVVFSKVADGFGIPRVRMTAAAAQLIGVALLRYIVAVPPIAEVPEEEIVQLVAPAIQHYIDG; encoded by the coding sequence ATGGCACGAGCCGGCAGACGTCCAGGGCAGACCGAGACCAGAGAGCACATCCTGGCCGCGGCGCGAAAGCTGTTCGCCCAACAGGGCTACGGCGGTGCCACCGTTCGCGCCATCGCGACCGAGGCCGGGGTGAACCCCGCCATGCTGAACCATTTCTACGGCACCAAGCAACAACTGTTCGTGGCCGCGATGGAACTGCCGTTCAACCCCGCGGAACTGATCCCGGCCATTCTGGAGGGCCCGCGCGAACACGCGGGCGAACGCCTGGTGCGCGCCTTCCTCGACCTGTGGCGGGAACCGGCGGGCCGCGCGCCCTTCCTCGCCCTGCTGCGCTCGGTCACCACCAACGAAGAGGCCGCGGCCATGATGCGCACCTTCATGGACCAGGTCGTCTTCTCCAAGGTCGCGGACGGCTTCGGCATCCCGCGGGTACGCATGACCGCGGCGGCTGCGCAGCTGATCGGCGTCGCGCTGCTCCGCTACATCGTCGCCGTACCACCGATCGCCGAGGTTCCGGAAGAGGAAATAGTGCAGCTCGTCGCTCCGGCGATCCAGCACTACATCGACGGATAA
- a CDS encoding helix-turn-helix domain-containing protein, translated as MKDREPTIRSRQLGAGLRKVMHRAGLNGSQAARKLGWVDSTVSRLLNGKRGGDVVEVSAFLAICGVVGEEREYYLQLAREVAKEGWFQQHGSRLPKQLTTLIDHEDLATSIVDFQPMIMPGVLQTAEYARALLMGMGTLPEEEIDGRVAARMARKGLFGRSPQAQFTFFIHEFALMLRVGGNEVMSGQLHQLLRDAVRPYVTLRVIPRTAGVHAGIAGAFMLMEFTDFKPVAYLESQTASIFLEKAEEIAAYRLVLTRLAEKALDEGQSKERIANLAVERYS; from the coding sequence ATGAAGGACAGGGAGCCCACCATCAGAAGCAGACAGCTCGGCGCGGGTCTGCGCAAGGTGATGCATCGCGCCGGGCTGAACGGCAGCCAGGCCGCGCGCAAGCTCGGCTGGGTCGACAGCACGGTTTCCCGGCTGCTCAACGGAAAACGCGGCGGGGATGTGGTCGAGGTGTCCGCGTTCCTGGCCATCTGCGGGGTCGTGGGCGAGGAACGCGAGTACTACTTGCAGCTGGCGCGGGAGGTGGCGAAGGAAGGCTGGTTCCAGCAGCACGGCTCCCGCCTGCCCAAGCAACTCACCACCCTCATCGACCACGAGGACTTGGCAACCTCCATCGTGGATTTCCAGCCGATGATTATGCCCGGTGTTCTGCAAACCGCCGAGTACGCGCGAGCCTTGCTGATGGGGATGGGTACATTGCCTGAAGAGGAGATCGATGGCCGTGTTGCGGCAAGGATGGCCCGTAAGGGACTGTTCGGTCGCTCACCGCAAGCCCAATTCACCTTCTTCATCCACGAGTTCGCACTGATGTTGCGTGTCGGGGGCAACGAGGTGATGTCCGGCCAGTTGCACCAGCTGCTTCGGGATGCTGTTCGCCCCTATGTCACCCTGCGCGTGATACCCAGGACCGCAGGTGTGCATGCCGGGATCGCCGGAGCGTTCATGTTAATGGAGTTCACCGACTTCAAGCCGGTGGCTTACCTGGAAAGCCAGACAGCCTCGATCTTCCTGGAGAAGGCGGAGGAAATTGCCGCGTACCGGCTCGTGTTGACAAGGCTCGCGGAGAAGGCGCTGGATGAGGGACAATCGAAGGAGCGGATCGCAAACCTGGCGGTCGAGCGGTACTCCTAG
- a CDS encoding DUF397 domain-containing protein: MGSLGSSELVWRKSSYSAAANGCVEVGAKSRLFAVRDSKDPAGGALTFGDAAWRAFLGAVR, from the coding sequence ATGGGCTCCCTCGGGTCATCCGAGCTGGTGTGGCGCAAGAGCAGCTACAGCGCGGCTGCGAACGGCTGCGTCGAGGTGGGGGCAAAAAGTCGGCTATTTGCCGTGCGGGACTCCAAGGACCCGGCGGGTGGGGCGTTGACCTTCGGCGATGCGGCCTGGCGGGCCTTTCTGGGTGCGGTTCGCTGA
- the hisF gene encoding imidazole glycerol phosphate synthase subunit HisF yields MSVAVRVIPCLDVDAGRVVKGVNFADLRDAGDPVELARAYDAEGADELTFLDVTASSGNRETTFDVVRRTAEQVFIPLTVGGGVRSGDDVNRLLRAGADKVSINTAAIARPELLHETSRRFGSQCIVLSVDARRGGDTASGFEVTTHGGRQGTGIDAVEWAARGEELGVGEILLNSMDADGTKAGFDLELIGLVRKAVHVPVIASGGAGALEHFLPAVQQGADAVLAASVFHFGQLKIGDVKDALRAGGVVVR; encoded by the coding sequence ATGTCAGTCGCGGTCCGGGTGATTCCCTGTCTTGATGTCGACGCCGGCCGGGTGGTCAAGGGTGTCAACTTCGCCGACCTTCGCGACGCGGGCGACCCCGTCGAACTCGCGCGCGCCTACGACGCCGAGGGTGCCGACGAACTCACCTTCCTCGACGTCACGGCCTCCTCCGGCAACCGCGAGACCACCTTCGACGTGGTCCGCCGCACCGCCGAGCAGGTGTTCATCCCGCTCACCGTCGGCGGCGGTGTGCGCTCCGGCGACGACGTGAACCGGCTGCTCCGCGCGGGCGCGGACAAGGTGAGCATCAACACCGCCGCGATCGCCCGCCCCGAACTCCTGCACGAGACCTCCCGGCGCTTCGGCTCGCAGTGCATCGTGCTCTCGGTGGATGCCCGACGCGGCGGTGACACCGCCTCCGGTTTCGAGGTGACCACGCACGGGGGCCGCCAGGGCACCGGCATCGACGCCGTCGAGTGGGCCGCCCGCGGCGAGGAGCTCGGCGTCGGCGAGATCCTGCTCAACTCGATGGACGCGGACGGCACCAAGGCCGGTTTCGACCTGGAGCTGATCGGCCTGGTCCGCAAGGCCGTGCACGTCCCGGTGATCGCCAGCGGCGGCGCGGGCGCGCTCGAACACTTCCTGCCCGCCGTGCAGCAGGGCGCGGACGCGGTGCTTGCGGCCAGCGTGTTCCACTTCGGCCAGCTCAAGATCGGCGACGTCAAGGACGCGCTGCGCGCCGGTGGGGTCGTGGTCCGATGA
- the hisI gene encoding phosphoribosyl-AMP cyclohydrolase — protein sequence MTELDPALAARLKRTADGLVCAVVVDHVSSDVLMVAWMNDEALALTLSTRRGTYYSRSRQSLWVKGETSGHVQHVREVRLDCDADTVLVRVDQVGPACHTGTRTCFDTDDRLLLTDP from the coding sequence ATGACCGAACTCGACCCCGCGCTCGCCGCACGGCTCAAGCGCACCGCCGACGGCCTGGTCTGCGCGGTGGTGGTGGACCACGTCAGCTCCGACGTGCTGATGGTCGCCTGGATGAACGACGAGGCGCTCGCGCTGACCCTGTCCACCCGGCGCGGCACCTACTACTCGCGCAGCCGCCAGTCGCTGTGGGTGAAGGGTGAGACCTCCGGCCACGTCCAGCACGTCCGCGAAGTGCGCCTCGACTGCGACGCCGACACCGTGCTCGTCCGCGTCGACCAGGTCGGCCCCGCCTGCCACACCGGCACCCGCACCTGCTTCGACACCGACGACCGCCTCCTCCTCACCGACCCCTAA
- a CDS encoding TetR/AcrR family transcriptional regulator, translated as MTTVKPTPPAKRRGRRPAGQDTRTALLEAARAVFGESGFEGATVRTIATRAGVDAAMVNHWFGGKEGLFAQAVLELPFDPRDLIGELLDGDLDDLGRRVVRVFLTRWDQTGADTFKALVRSVAGHDQAAQALREFFLNHIFGKLSAKINADNAEFRATLCASQLIGMGMIRYVAKFEPLASTDIETMVQAVAPNLQRYLTGSLD; from the coding sequence GTGACCACCGTGAAACCCACACCCCCGGCCAAACGCCGCGGACGGCGTCCGGCGGGGCAGGACACCAGGACCGCCCTGCTCGAAGCCGCCCGCGCGGTGTTCGGCGAATCCGGCTTCGAGGGCGCGACCGTGCGCACCATCGCGACCAGGGCCGGGGTGGACGCGGCGATGGTGAACCACTGGTTCGGCGGCAAGGAGGGCCTGTTCGCGCAGGCCGTGCTGGAGCTGCCGTTCGACCCCCGCGACCTGATCGGGGAACTGCTCGACGGCGACCTCGACGACCTGGGCCGCCGGGTGGTGCGGGTGTTCCTGACCAGGTGGGACCAGACCGGCGCGGACACCTTCAAGGCGCTGGTGCGCAGCGTGGCCGGACACGACCAGGCCGCGCAGGCGCTGCGCGAGTTCTTCCTCAACCACATCTTCGGCAAGCTGTCCGCCAAGATCAACGCCGACAACGCCGAGTTCCGCGCCACGCTGTGCGCCTCGCAGCTGATCGGCATGGGCATGATCCGCTACGTGGCCAAGTTCGAGCCGCTGGCCTCCACCGACATCGAGACCATGGTCCAGGCCGTCGCCCCGAACCTCCAGCGCTACCTCACCGGCTCCCTGGACTAA
- a CDS encoding anthranilate synthase component I: MVSARTANTSTAGLGSVSPARDDFRALAEGRRVIPVVRRLLADGETPIAVYRKLAADRPGTFLFESAENGQSWSRWSFIGVRSPAALTVRDGKATWVGTPMAGLPVDGDPLTVLRETVATLHTEPLPGMPPLTGGMVGYVGYDSVRWLEKLPELAEKDLDIPELTMLLATDLAAFDHHEGTVTLIANAVNWDDSPERVDAAYDDAVRRLEEMTEQLRAPAPSTIAVFDRPAPEFSRARTKADFHAAVHQAVEAIHAGEVFQVVPSQRFEIPTGADALDVYRVLRTSNPSPYMYLLRLDGFDIVGSSPEALVTVRDGKATTHPIAGTRWRGVDPEEDAQLAKDLLADEKERAEHLMLVDLGRNDLGKVCKPGTVRVVDFFDIERYSHVMHIVSTVTGELADGRTAFDAVTACFPAGTLSGAPKVRAMELIEELEPTRRGLYGGVVGYLDFAGDADTAIAIRTALMRDGVAYVQAGGGIVADSDADYEDNEALNKARTVLSAVAAAETMATAGVLDPGGDRTSV, encoded by the coding sequence ATGGTAAGTGCCCGAACCGCGAATACCAGCACCGCAGGCCTCGGTTCGGTGAGCCCGGCGCGCGACGACTTCCGCGCCCTCGCCGAAGGCCGCCGGGTGATCCCGGTGGTCCGCAGGCTGCTCGCCGACGGGGAGACCCCGATCGCGGTCTACCGCAAGCTCGCCGCCGACCGGCCGGGCACCTTCCTCTTCGAGTCCGCGGAGAACGGGCAGAGCTGGTCCCGCTGGTCCTTCATCGGGGTGCGCAGCCCGGCCGCGCTGACCGTGCGCGACGGCAAGGCCACCTGGGTCGGCACGCCGATGGCGGGCCTGCCGGTGGACGGCGACCCGCTGACCGTGCTGCGCGAGACGGTCGCGACCCTGCACACCGAGCCGCTGCCCGGGATGCCGCCACTGACCGGTGGCATGGTCGGCTATGTCGGCTACGACTCGGTGCGCTGGTTGGAAAAGCTGCCCGAGCTGGCGGAGAAGGACCTGGACATCCCGGAGCTGACCATGCTCCTGGCCACCGACCTCGCCGCCTTCGACCACCACGAAGGCACCGTCACGCTGATCGCCAACGCGGTCAACTGGGACGACTCGCCGGAACGGGTGGACGCGGCCTACGACGACGCGGTGCGCCGGCTGGAGGAGATGACCGAACAGCTGCGCGCTCCCGCGCCCTCCACCATCGCGGTGTTCGACCGGCCGGCGCCGGAGTTCAGCCGGGCCAGGACGAAAGCGGACTTCCACGCCGCGGTGCACCAGGCGGTCGAGGCGATCCACGCCGGCGAGGTGTTCCAGGTGGTGCCCTCGCAGCGGTTCGAAATCCCGACCGGCGCGGACGCGCTGGACGTGTACCGGGTGCTGCGGACCTCGAACCCCAGCCCGTACATGTACCTGCTGCGCCTGGACGGGTTCGACATCGTCGGCTCCAGCCCGGAGGCGCTGGTCACCGTGCGGGACGGCAAGGCGACCACCCACCCGATCGCCGGCACCCGCTGGCGCGGGGTGGACCCCGAGGAGGACGCGCAGCTGGCCAAGGACCTGCTGGCGGACGAGAAGGAGCGCGCCGAGCACCTGATGCTGGTCGACCTCGGCCGCAACGACCTCGGCAAGGTCTGCAAACCGGGCACCGTGCGGGTGGTCGACTTCTTCGACATCGAGCGCTACAGCCACGTGATGCACATCGTCTCCACGGTCACCGGTGAGCTGGCCGATGGCCGGACCGCTTTCGACGCGGTGACCGCCTGCTTCCCGGCGGGCACCCTGTCCGGGGCGCCCAAGGTGCGGGCGATGGAGCTGATCGAGGAGCTGGAACCGACCCGGCGCGGGCTCTACGGCGGGGTCGTCGGCTACCTCGACTTCGCCGGGGATGCGGACACCGCGATCGCCATCCGCACCGCGCTGATGCGCGACGGGGTGGCCTACGTGCAGGCCGGTGGCGGGATCGTGGCCGACTCCGACGCCGACTACGAGGACAACGAAGCGCTGAACAAGGCACGTACGGTGCTGTCCGCGGTCGCCGCGGCGGAGACCATGGCCACCGCCGGCGTGCTCGACCCCGGAGGTGATCGGACGAGTGTCTGA
- a CDS encoding Trp biosynthesis-associated membrane protein, with protein MSEAPETAAPARRSRPLWTVVLGLLLGAAALWASSRLTWSAQYRDAGVRGMVLETQNGAQQAGALVPLALLALTGVAGMVATGGLLRRVLAVLLVLAGLAACWVAVDGIRFGYPEGIPAAEILTGRGLAALGGILVIVGGLAGIKGAGRMPRLGSRYSTPAAKRTARDPDIQLWEALSDGEDPTRAQ; from the coding sequence GTGTCTGAGGCGCCCGAAACCGCCGCGCCTGCGCGCCGATCGCGTCCACTGTGGACGGTCGTGCTCGGGCTGTTGCTCGGTGCCGCGGCGCTGTGGGCCTCGTCCAGGCTGACCTGGTCCGCCCAGTACCGCGACGCCGGGGTGCGCGGCATGGTGCTGGAAACGCAGAACGGCGCGCAGCAGGCCGGCGCGCTGGTGCCGCTGGCCCTGCTCGCGCTGACCGGGGTGGCCGGCATGGTGGCCACCGGCGGCCTGCTGCGCCGGGTGCTCGCCGTGCTGCTCGTGCTGGCCGGGCTCGCGGCCTGCTGGGTGGCGGTGGACGGCATCCGGTTCGGCTACCCCGAAGGCATCCCGGCGGCGGAAATCCTTACCGGGCGCGGGCTCGCGGCGCTCGGGGGAATTCTGGTGATCGTCGGCGGGTTGGCAGGGATCAAGGGCGCGGGGCGGATGCCTCGGCTCGGTTCGCGGTACAGCACGCCGGCCGCCAAGCGCACCGCGCGTGACCCCGACATCCAGCTGTGGGAGGCGCTGTCCGATGGCGAAGACCCGACCAGGGCTCAGTGA